In one Dioscorea cayenensis subsp. rotundata cultivar TDr96_F1 unplaced genomic scaffold, TDr96_F1_v2_PseudoChromosome.rev07_lg8_w22 25.fasta BLBR01000821.1, whole genome shotgun sequence genomic region, the following are encoded:
- the LOC120255074 gene encoding SH3 domain-containing protein C23A1.17-like, producing the protein MMLLSSQLQGDLQGLQFRKPIADQKKGLQKLPQRAKSRQTQLPLHRLLPRRTHSTIPTPFPLRTSQEFPTRFPIYTYRAIPTRFRLRTHLIIPTPSLLRNQATIPTPFPSAPDPSFQLPSPSGPAPSSPISSPSGPAPPSPVPSHSGPAPSCPFPSFSEPAKLSPPAVPPVDVGENGDVVSIIESLTSLRNDLPPSSDEKLGNVEDIHTDPPTHHEVPNVEDIHTDSPNPNRLHRQMNSEPYPYNVRVAITQPLALLMSSSEHTGEESLLMMADVIRQFANVDVILMPIILHGQFHLLVLDKVKKEYIHYSSSVSLKYDQDAIHMQLNFGNTA; encoded by the exons ATGATGCTCCTCTCAAGCCAGTTACAAGGCGATCTACAAGGTCTACAATTTCGCAAGCCGATTGCCGACCAGAAAAAAGGCCTCCAAAAATTGCCCCAAAGGGCAAAGTCAAGACAAACTCAACTCCCTCTTCACCGACTTCTGCCCCGACGGACCCACAGCACCATCCCCACGCCCTTCCCTCTCCGCACCAGCCAAGAATTCCCCACCCGCTTCCCCATCTACACCTACCGCGCCATACCCACCCGTTTCCGCCTCCGGACCCATCTCATCATCCCCACTCCCTCcctcctccgcaatcaagccaCTATCCCCACCCCCTTCCCCTCCGCACCCGATCCATCATTCCAACTCCCTTCGCCCTCTGGACCCGCACCATCTTCCCCAATTTCCTCCCCCTCTGGACCCGCGCCACCTTCCCCCGTCCCTTCCCACTCCGGACCGGCGCCATCTTGTCCATTTCCTTCCTTCTCTGAACCGGCGAAGCTATCTCCACCCGCTGTACCACCAGTCGATGTCGGCGAAAATGGCGACGTGGTCTCTATAATCGAATCACTAACATCCTTGAGAAATGATCTGCCCCCTTCTTCAGATGAGAAGTTAGGAAACGTGGAGGACATCCACACTGACCCACCAACTCATCATGAAGTACCGAACGTGGAGGACATCCACACTGACTCCCCGAATCCAAACCGTCTCCATCGACAG ATGAATAGCGAACCGTACCCTTACAATGTACGCGTAGCAATCACCCAACCACTTGCTCTTTTGATGTCCTCATCAGAGCACACAGGAGAAGAGTCATTGCTCATGATGGCGGATGTTATACGCCAGTTTGCAAATGTCGACGTCATCTTGATGCCTATTATACTTCATGGTCAATTTCATCTCCTCGTACTCGATAAAGTGAAGAAggaatatattcattattcctCGTCTGTCAGTCTGAAATATGATCAAGATGCCATCCACATG CAATTGAATTTCGGTAATACTGCTTAA